atatatatatatctaacaatttttaattatgatattatttttattaaaaatgttaaattagatataattttaaattaatattataaatacaaaagtttaatattcatattggtaatcaatgtgttaaattatgtttttttctttcataattttatttatgggATGTGGATTTTGgttgaaaacttttttttctatagTAACAATCAAATTACGAAACTtagatttgaaattaaacactTATCATATTTGGACTGAAAAGAGATCCAGTTGCACTGAAACGGTTATAAGCAATTACAGCCCATAAAATGTCAACAGAATAAAAATAGCCTAGAGGTGTTTAATCCGATAAAAACAAATCATTTAAAACTGAATCGATCAGAAATAGAGAAAATAGTTTGAATTTGATAGTACCGTATAAAGcgaatatatgttatttttaagaaatcgCAATATATGGATATagttcagtatattaaccattttcCAACCGAAAAAACCGAGGAAAccgattaattaaaatattaatatacttatatataaattttattaatattttcaataagAATCTGAGAAAATGActataatattagtcattaaatcataaattaaataaaagataaacataatTATGATATTCTAGGTAGATATTGTTAATAAcaattgttaatatatatttattaattaaatgttctaaatatcatgataactatatattagatatatatttaagaaaatataagtatatatatcggtagaataagttattatttattaattatcataaatatcatgctaaatatatatattaacataaaattttaaataataataataattaattaaacaaattatttatcCTAGAAAAGATTTCAAATAagaaatttactaaaattatggaaaagatGACAAGtaaactaatgatttatcctagaaaagatgacaaaaaaattcactaaaattatggaaaaaatgacaagtaagcaaatttactctaatatattaaaaaatatataagtatatatatcagTAGAATAATTTAATGATTATTAATTATcataaatatcatgataaatatatatattaacataaaattttaaataataataattaattaaactaatgatttattCTAGAAAAGatttcatataagaaaattcactaaaattatggaaaagatGACAAGtaaactaatgatttatccTAGAAAAGATGACAAGTGAaaaaattcacttctcaaataataatatagatatatatatatataaggaaaaaaaacaaaatgatatcGCGTTGCACCATTGTTCCATcgtaatcaaaataaaataaagcaaataaatcatctaCTAAAAAGCATGTAACTTTTTGCTAAATGACTATTTAAAATCAGACAAAAAATTTTTGTGTAAAAATAGTTCAACttccaaaaataagaaaatctaATAAGAGACATAAGTTTATGACTTGAACAAatctttttagaaaaataataaaattttctaaaagccTAACTAGATTCAAAGGTTAAATATGATTTAGACACAGCTTTAACTATTGTCAACGCTCTCAATTCGATCATTAATAGTTCAATACTAGTACAGTGGGACGAACTGATgatatcattttgatttttatatacaCCTAGCAAAAGAGCCTAAAAGGCTAAAACACATCATTTATTATATCTAAGTATGTGTAAGAGAACCTTTTTTGGTGTGAATGTTAAAGAGTAATAGAACTTGTGtcccaaagaaaacaaaaggatCAACCCAAAACACTCAAAATATTGATAATGAGAGGAGACAGAGACGAAAATACAAAGTCATCGATGCTCTACAATAGTTGAAAAATAGTGGTGATGTATTGTACATTAACCTAACTATCTATATCTTGGTACCATGAAACAAACTGCTTACATATAGTGAGAATATTCTGTTACGTATGCCCAAAAAAATTCTCCAATATACAATgctaagaaagaaaaagggttCACGAGTTTGAAATCCcaaagaataattaaaaatatttatttattctttttttgtcaaaaaaatttaaagttcaAAAATTAGAAGAGAGAGACATATGAAGTGTGGGAGGATAATGATATTGTAAACACTCAAGCTGGCTGTTCATAGAGAGATGCGTGGCCATCGTTATCTAATAAATACACTACACTCCTAACTATCTGCAACTTCATTATCAGTAACTATTTGAAATACTAACATTTCTGTCACATTAAATATTCTTCACCACCTTCTTCTATTCGATTCCCaatgtaagagagagagagagagagagagacttgcACAAATACAAAAACCATTCTTTGCTCAGGCAGAGTTCTTGATTCTTTTGTAAACTTTTATCTGACAGTCACTTTTCACTGTGTTGAAGAGGTGAAATAAGGTTAAAGCTTTGAAGGTTGTAGTAAGCTTTTTCTTTACTGCAAATGGGACGAAACTGCGGCCAAGGAGGTGGAGCAATCTTTTCCACTAAGTCAAAGAGAAAAGCAAATGGATGCATGGCTGCTTTTTATCACTTGTTTGATTTCCAACATCTCTACTTCCCTTCTCATCATAATCTCACCATTGATTCTCCTTCCAGGTCAAAAGGTATTTGCTCCTTCTCTCTCAAAACATAAGTTCACTTGGGAGATGATTAGAGCAGAAGATACTAAAGATAGTAGTTGTTTTTGTTGTGAAATTTGTAGGCTTGAAGTTAATAGAAGAGTCTCCACTATCAACAGTCTACAAGGACAAACAAAGTTTGAACATTCCTGTAAGTCAAACATTTTGGAAAAATGGATTTAACTTTACTAATTAGTCTTTATTGCGCTAATGTATCTAATAAGGACCTTGAAAATTACAGGTAAGCATGCGAGTGAGAACAGAGACAGGGACAAGGAGTTCAAGACTCATTGCGAGTGATACTTCCACCACTTCTTCATCTGAAATGTGCAACTCACCAGGCAGCAAAACACCAAGCTTGGTGGCTAGACTAATGGGTCTTGATCTTCTTCCTGAGAAAACAGACCTTAACAAGCCACTCCCAAGTCTTCAGACAATGGCCCATCATGGAACAAGTCGTCTCACAAGCCATAGACTTTCCAAGAAAGGCACACGCTTAGGTGGGACCAGATCTTTACCGGAGAGTCCCAGAGTCTCCTCTGCTCGgaaatctgatttcgacatccaTCGCCTCTCTCTCCAGCTGAACAAGCGTGAAGAGTTTGGCTGTTCAAGGCTGAAACAGCAAGATCAAGAGGAGATTCAGAGTCCAAGGCAGATTCTGAAACAAATCAAAGAGAGAGTCGTCACCAGAAGAGTCGTGGGTATGGATATTACAAACTCGGTGAAGAACAAAGAAGCAAGACCATTACAAGACATTAACGAGCTTAGAAGAGACACATCAATTTCTTGCTCACCAAGAACCAGGTTttcaaataaagaaaacaaaccaaGCACCTCATCTTCTTTCAGACCGGAACAAACCACACATAAGCCGAAGCCGGAGCCAAAGACAACGAAGGTGATCCTTGTTCCCGTGTCAAAACCCTCTGGAGAGAAACAGAGCAAGAACAGAGTAACACAGAAGGGAAAGAGTGAGACAAGGTTCACTCAACGTCCCTTAAAACCTTCTCAGACACCAGATACTCGAAACAAGGCTTTCTTGTCTGAATCTACAACAGGCTCTAAAGCTACCAATCCCTTACACAAGAAGAAgttcaagaaaatagtaaagTCAAGTGATGTTGACAACAacatttttgtcacaaaaccTCCTCAGAAACACGTACATCGTGTACCTTCTCAAGATATAAACGAAGAAGCTGGAATAAAAGCGAATGAAACTGAGGAGATTGGTCCAGAAGCTGCAGCGAGGAACTATCATGGATGGGAGGAAAAAGGCAAGCTCTGTTCCGTCGTTGCGAGTTATAGCAATAAGCGTTGTTGGAATATCCGAGAGATTGCTGCAGTGGATATTGATAGTCTTCTAGAGATAGAGAAGctcgaagaagaaggagaagagatcGTCGCAGAGTTTGAGCGGGATATTGTTGAAGCGCTCGTGCGAGAAACGGTGTCTGAATTGAATATTCAGCGGAGACGAAGCTAAACGACATCGGAGAAAAGACTTTAGTTATTCGGTGGTTTAAATGTATGGGCTTATAAGGATTATCTGTTTCTTATATGATTTGCGAGTAACTAGTGCATCTCCCACCCACTCTATTGTTCAGTAAAAATATTCTAgtactattttattttcactttgTGATAGAGTAAAAATAGATTTACACTATAAATAGAGTAATTAATCCATTTATTTTCTGTTTATCGTTCTagttttcactctaaaatagaatatcaTTGGAGTAAAATCCAACACTATTAagaattactctattttggaaAAATAGAACGAATCATTAGAGATGGTCTTAAGTGGTGTTATTCAATCAACACAATTTATTGTTATTCGAATgatgatataaattttattttaaaatctagtgttattgaatgaataattttaataaagttgTAAGTCGTGACATGCAAAAGAACATGGCCAATATCCCAAATCAAAACGAATATTAATTTCTTAGGCGATATTTGAAATAATGTAACATATTTGGTACTTAACGGGTTTGTTTATATTGATCAGAATCACTGAATTCAAATTATCAGTTGGTTAGATAAGTGACCACTGGAAGCGGATACAGAGTTTCCTAAAATAGCTCTGAGGGTGATTCTGTAGgagattttagggttttgagatttttcaagGTGTGACGGTCATAAGGCTCGCTCTATGGCGGCGCCGGTACCGGAGGGCTCACCTCTGAAGGTCGCAGATGAGGCTACAAGTCAGGCTTATGCAGTTTGGTAAAAAGTCATTTGTAAAAGCGGTTCAACAGAAACATGTTCTGATGAGGCACGACGTTAAAGTTGAAGATGTAGACGGTACTCAGACGGTAGAGATACCTGATGATCTTCTCGTCAATACAGTCCCCGGGGAGGATTTTCTTGAAGGAACGTTCCTGGATCCTGCTCCTCACGTGGCTAAGATCCATATTCTTGTTAACAAGATATGGCCTCTaggaaataaaaatgttaagatCGATGTGTATGCCGTGAACGAAAGAACGGTGAAGTTCAGGATCTGTGATCAACAAACTAGGATCCGTGTCCTGCGGCGTGGAGTGTGGAATATTGCGAACATCCCGATGATACTCTCTAAATGGGTTCCACTGACAgaaaaagagaatgaagaaaCTGAGGTGAAGATTGTACCCATGTGGGTTACAATGAAAAACGTTCCATATAGCATGTACTCTTGGAAGGGACTTGGCTTTATTGCCAGCTCTATCGGGAAACCGGTGAGATTGCATCCAGAAACAGAGTTATGTTCAAACTTCGAGGAGGCCAAGGTGTTTGTGAATGCGAACATGACAAACCCCCTGCCGTCTGGTTATCGGTTCTGTTCCAAGTCTGGGATTAATGCTGATGTTAAGTTCACCTATCCTTGGACTCCTATTAAGTGCTCTCTTTGCACGAAATGGGGACATAAGGACAAAGAATGCAGCAAAAAAGTAATGAATGAAACAGAGGAAGAAACTGAAGAGGGTAAGGAATCTGATACCCATTTACAAAACATGGGAGAGGAAGGGGAACCTCAAGGGGAGAAAACAGTTGAGATATTGCGCCGTCCTAAGGTTGTGGAGGAGGTAGAGACAGTTTCTGAGGCTGTCACGGGGAGagaagttgaaaaacaaatagaGAAATCAGTGGAAGATGAGGAACCTACAGTGGGAAAAAGTGGAAGCTGTGAACTGCAAGGTGGTTTACGTGACCAAGCAAACTCTGAGGTTGAAGTAAGCATGGAGACAGAGAAGGACTGGTCGAGTGTTTCGCTGGGCAAAGTTGGAAGATCAGTAGAGAAGCATGATGCTCAAACAGTAATCTCTCCATCCCGGTTTCAACTATTAGTAGAagcagatgatgatgatgagcaaAGCACAACTCAGGAATCAGTGGTGAAAGTTGATAATTTATCTAGAGGTAACCTAGTGGATGATGCAGAGGAGGGAGAAATTCTGCAACACGATGGTGAGAACCTGCAACCAAAAAAGGACGGGAAGGTTTCTAAGCCAGCCCGACCAGCGAGAGTAACACTTCGTGTAAGCTCTCAGTCTGCTGTGTCTAGGAATATCAAACCTAATGGCACAAGCAGGAAACATTCCTCCAAAAAACACTGATATGTCATGCTTCTTTTGGAATGTCCGCGGCTTAAATAAATCTATTAAGCATTCCGTAATAAAGAAGTGGCTCGAAGAGAGGCAGTTTGATTttggttgtttgattgaaacaAAAGTAAAAGAAGGTAGAGTTCCATTTTTGGTGGGATCTATATTCAGAGATTGGTCGATTCTAACAAACTATGAGCATCATCGTTTGGGTAGGATCTGGATAATATGGAAGAACAATGTGAGACTCACTCCTTTTTTCAAGAGTAGTCAACTGGTCACTTGTTCGGTTAAACTTGAATCGATCCAGGAGCAGATCTTTTGCTCCTTTGTCTATGCATCAAACACAGCAGAAGAAAGGAAAGGGTTGTGGAAAGACTTATGTGATCATCATAACTCTCCAATTATTGGACCTAAGCCTTGGATAATTCttggagattttaatgaaaCTTTAGATATGCCTGAGCATTCAAAGTTTGATAGCTCTCCAGCGGTAACCATGGGAATGAGGAGGTTTCAGGACATGGTTAATCATTGTTCCTTGGTAGATATGGCGTACCATGGCCCTCCTCTTACTTGGAGTAATAAAAGAGGAAATGATCTTATATCGAAGAAGCTGGATCGTGTGCTCGTTAATGATGCATGGAACCAAAAGTTTCGTCAGGCTTACTCTGTTTTTGAAGCTGGTGGCTGCTCTGACCACTTGCGATGCCGTATCCATCTTGCAGTGCCAGAGAATCACATAAAACGTAAGCCGTTTAAGTTTGTGAATGCAGTCACTACCATTGAAGAGTTTTTGCCCACGGTGAAAACGTTCTGGACAGAAACAGGACCAATATTCCTCTCAACATCATCCTtgtttcgtttttcaaaaaagcTCAAGAGACTGAAACCAGTAATCAAAACCCTGgccaaagaaagaatgggaaACTTGGTCAAAAAATCTAGAGAGGCTCATGAGGATCTATgtaaaaaacagaaacaaaatctTGAGTTCCCGACGACTCAAAATCAAGAACTAGAGAGTGAAGCGTTCGCACGATGGGAATTTGTTGCTGGACTTGAAGAAAACTTCCTTAAGCAAAGGTCGAAATTACATTGGCTGAAAATTGGGGATCAAAACAACAAGACCTATCATTGAGCAATTGGTACCCAAGAAGCAATTAATGGGATTAGAGAGATCCGTTGTCGAGATGGAAGGTTAGTGAATGATGATAATGGTATCAAGGAGGAAGCACAGAGTTTTTTCCGAGAATTCCTCCAATATCAACCTGAGGATTACACGGGAATGGATGTCTCGCAGCTGCAGGATCTCCTCTCTTTTAGATGTTCGGATCAGGATGCAGGAAGTCTGGTGCAGCCAGTAACGCATGATGAGATAAAAGATGTGCTCTTCTCTATGCCTAGCAATAAGTCGCCGGGACCTGATGGGTTCAATGCTGAGTTCTATAAAGCAACCTGGGATATCACTGGCTCTGAGTTTGTTATTGCAGTTCAGGCGttctttgtgaaaggattcCTTCCCAAGGGAGTGAATTCAACCATATTAGCTTTGATtccaaaaaaaacagaagctacTGAGATGAAGGACTACAGACCGATCTCTTGATGTAATGTTCTATACAAAGTCATATCGAAGATTATTGCGAATCGACTAAAGTGCCTTCTCCCCCAGTTTATATCAGCAAACCAGTCAGCTTTTGTTAGTGAGAGACTCTTGATTGAAAATCTCCTGCTCGCTACTGAAATTGTCAGGGATTACCATAAGGACAATATATCATCTCGATGTGCCATCAAGATTGATATCTCCAAGGCTTTTGACTCTGTCCAATGGCCTTTCCTCCTTAATACTCTCACCGCTATGAACTTTCCTCATAAGTTCATCCACTGGATCTCTTTATGCATATCAACGCCATCTTTTTCAGTTCAAGTTAACGGAGAGCTGTCTGGTTATTTCCAGAGCAAGAGGGGACTTAGACAGGGATGCTCTCTTTCTCCGTACCTATTTGTTATTGTTATAGATGTTCTATCTAAACTTCTAGACAAGGCGGCAAGCACTCAAAATTTTGGCTATCATCCTCGATGCAAAAGTCTAAATCTGACCCACCTGACGTTTGCAGATGATCTTATGGTAGTCACAGATGGGAAAGTACGATCTGTAGAAGGAATAGTTGACGTGTTTGACAAGTTTGCAAAATACTCAGGCCTGAGAATTAGTATGGAAAAGTCGACCATGTACCTGGGAGGGGTAACAGAAGACATCCAGATGGAGCTGGAgaataaatttcatttcaaaacAGATAAACTTCCGGTGCGCTACTTCGGCTTACCACTTACCACCAAAAGTATGAATACTACTGATTACCAACCTCTCATCGAGACAATAAGAACGCGAATAGGATCCTGGAAAAACCGGTACTTATCTTATGCCGGTAGACTTGAGCTTCTTGGCTCAGTTCTATGGAGCATCTCCAATTTCTGGTTATCAGATTTTCGTCTACCGAAGGCGTGTATTCGAGAAATCGACAAGATCTGTTCGGCCTTCCTATGGTCAGGTAGCGAGCTTAACCCTCGGAAAGCAAAGTTGTGTTGGGAAGAGGTTTGTCGCCCTAAAGAAGAAGGTGGGCTTGGTCTCCGTTCACTAAAAGATATGAACAATGTTACCATCCTAAAGCTCTTCTGGAGGGTAATCTCTAACAAATCATCACTCTGGGTCAGATGGATTGACTCCACACTCCTTAAGAATCAGTCTATTTGGTCGGTCAAAGATAATGATCAAAAAGGTTCATGGATGTGGcgaaattttttgaaagttcGAGGGCTGGCTCGAGAGTTCTGTAAAGTTGTAGTTTATAATGGGAAAGGGACATCTTTCTGGTACGACCAGTGGTCTCCTTTAGGCTGCTTGATGGATATGTTGGGAACAAGGGGTCAAATCGATACGGGAATACGGCAACATGATACGGTGCATACTGCGAGGATAAAACGTAGAAGAAGAGTTCATCGTTCTGTGGGTCTGATTCAAATTGAGAACCAGCTCCAGTCTTTATCTCATTCTGAAGAGGAGGATGTTGTCCTTTGGAAAGGGAAACAAGATATTTACAAAGATCAGTTTCTTACTTCAGAAACTTGGAATCACATCAcaactaaaaaagaaaagatctcTTGGCACAGAGGAATCTGGTTCACTAATGCTACGCCAAAGCACAGGTTCTGTACTTGGATAGCTATTTGTAATCGACTCACTACGGGAGATAGGATGGTCGCCTGGAACGCTGGGATTGATGGGACCTGTGTTCTATGTATGCAGCAGCTGGAAACGAGAAACCATCTATTTTTCGGCTGCGATTACTCCTCATCACTATGGTacaagctgatgaatgtttttatGGGTAATGGTTACTCAGAAGAGTGGATTGATGTCGTGCTCTTCATACAAAAACCAAACATGGATCGAACCAGGAGCTTCCTTGTTCGTTACGTTTTTCAAGCTACAATCTACATGATTTGGCGTGAGAGAAACTGCCGCAGACATGGTGAGAGGCCGCGATCTCCTGAAGTTCTCTTTGCCATGATTGACAGACTGGTCAAGAACATAATTATGTCCATTAAAGCACAAGACAGGAGACTTGATTGTGCTTTCTAACTTTGGATTGAAGCTGTACAAGCTTGATTCTTTATTAGGTCTTTTGCTTGCAATTTTAATATGCTAAAGTGGCTATTGCTGTAAGAAAGTACATTTTTTCtttgaatcaaatttaacattttattcaaaaaaaaagaaagataattgACCACTAATCTCTTTTAACAAATGGTTACATCAACCCCACAAAAACCtatcttcttaaaaaaaaatggtatgTACTGATGCGATGTGGAATGAATCAGGATTGATTGCAGGGTTGGAATGGGCCTTTCTGACCAACGAAGACCTTGCATATCTCAAGACAGCAAACTTGAGGAATTTGTTGTTTCACCACTCATGGCAAAATCACTAGCTTATTATACATGGATTGGGGGTAGCTCGGGACTTGAGCATTGCTAACTTTCCCGACAACTCAGACTCCTAACCAAAGTCATCCAAAAGAAAGACTTCATCAAGGAACTTGTGGGGATTCTCCAAGACATTTATGAGCcattttgttgtttttcttctatctcttttattttcatACCTCGCAACATCAACATTGTAGCTGATACTCGTGCGAAACATGCATTTTATGTCTCCATTGCGGGGTAATTGGACCCTTTTTTCAATGAAAATATCGTTCGAAAAAAACAATCAtggtttaacaaaaaatattctcTTTTGACTCTTTAAAATAAGTTCAACTGATTAATCACATCTCAACAAAAACTGTGTAATTTCATTGTTATATTATGAAAGATGTGTTCCCGGCTGGTGCAATAcagttattttatattgtacaaCAACATCGTTCCACACTGAAGCAGAAGGATTGAGCTGGGCAATGAAAGAGATGAGACGCATGGCCTTACCAAGGAGTGCTTCGAGTCAGACTGTCAACAATTGGTACGCCTTATACAAGATCCAAAGGCTTGGCTAGCTCTTGGACCAGAACTTGATGAGATTGACTCTCTTAGCTCAGAGTTCacaactttttctttttgttttatccCTCGATCTGATAATGTCCGTGCGGAATTTCTCGCAAAGGCATGTCGATCACTCGCTCAAAACTTCAGTTTCTTAGATGATAAGGCTCCTCCAAGGCTAGCTCATGAAGCTTGCTTGTTTGAATAGCAAATTAATAAAGTTTTCATTTGatgccaaaaaaatatattatgaaagaTGTAGCAAAATTGTTCTTTTATATGATAATCATGTTTCTGTATGTATAGCAAGCATATAGGGGAAAGCTCAAAACAAATACATTAATGAACCATAGTACCATACAAATTTACCAACTttgtataaaacaaaaattattattttttatttatacacaAACTATTCTGTATTACTAAAAGATACATACAAAACATTTACacgttttataaataaattgaatACCTCAAATCATTATTAATAAAAAGAGTTAAATGATATCGAATTATACTACAACTAAAAGggtgttgtaaaagaatgggAATTCTATATGTTTCATTAATGAATAAAACATCCCTTATATAAGgtttacaagatagagataaaagaaaataatacaaaTCCTAATCCAACTAGATTTAGGATAAttactaaatacataaatggaaagattac
This genomic stretch from Brassica napus cultivar Da-Ae chromosome C9, Da-Ae, whole genome shotgun sequence harbors:
- the LOC106423648 gene encoding uncharacterized protein LOC106423648 → MGRNCGQGGGAIFSTKSKRKANGCMAAFYHLFDFQHLYFPSHHNLTIDSPSRSKGLKLIEESPLSTVYKDKQSLNIPVSMRVRTETGTRSSRLIASDTSTTSSSEMCNSPGSKTPSLVARLMGLDLLPEKTDLNKPLPSLQTMAHHGTSRLTSHRLSKKGTRLGGTRSLPESPRVSSARKSDFDIHRLSLQLNKREEFGCSRLKQQDQEEIQSPRQILKQIKERVVTRRVVGMDITNSVKNKEARPLQDINELRRDTSISCSPRTRFSNKENKPSTSSSFRPEQTTHKPKPEPKTTKVILVPVSKPSGEKQSKNRVTQKGKSETRFTQRPLKPSQTPDTRNKAFLSESTTGSKATNPLHKKKFKKIVKSSDVDNNIFVTKPPQKHVHRVPSQDINEEAGIKANETEEIGPEAAARNYHGWEEKGKLCSVVASYSNKRCWNIREIAAVDIDSLLEIEKLEEEGEEIVAEFERDIVEALVRETVSELNIQRRRS
- the LOC125593483 gene encoding uncharacterized protein LOC125593483 — translated: MRLQVRLMQFGKKSFVKAVQQKHVLMRHDVKVEDVDGTQTVEIPDDLLVNTVPGEDFLEGTFLDPAPHVAKIHILVNKIWPLGNKNVKIDVYAVNERTVKFRICDQQTRIRVLRRGVWNIANIPMILSKWVPLTEKENEETEVKIVPMWVTMKNVPYSMYSWKGLGFIASSIGKPVRLHPETELCSNFEEAKVFVNANMTNPLPSGYRFCSKSGINADVKFTYPWTPIKCSLCTKWGHKDKECSKKVMNETEEETEEGKESDTHLQNMGEEGEPQGEKTVEILRRPKVVEEVETVSEAVTGREVEKQIEKSVEDEEPTVGKSGSCELQGGLRDQANSEVEVSMETEKDWSSVSLGKVGRSVEKHDAQTVISPSRFQLLVEADDDDEQSTTQESVVKVDNLSRGNLVDDAEEGEILQHDGENLQPKKDGKVSKPARPARVTLRVSSQSAVSRNIKPNGTSRKHSSKKH